The nucleotide window TCTGTCagaatggtgataggtgtattGGTTTTCTCTTCTTTTAAAATCAGATCTGGATGTTTATGCATTCCCAGCAGGTATTCCAAGAAACCCTCTGGAATGCTGTGGGCCAACAGAACTGTACAGGGGGCAAGGCGAGGGCCATTATTGTATTACTACTGACTGGAGGAGTGTGCAGTGTGGAGTACTGTTCTGAGTCATCAAACTTTATACACTTTTTTAATCACAATTGTTAGAGCTGTTGCATTAGTGTGAAATTAATGTGAAACACATAACCGTTTGCATTGTTTATTATATTGGAATACTTTTGATGTTGGTAGTAACTACAAAAATTACAGGAGGCTGTCTGAATGTCAGAGGACTATGGCAAAGTCACGAGGTCTTATGAATGTGATCTTTTTATAGCAACAACATGAGGCACCAAGTTCATTTTTACCTTCGATCTTTGCTCTGCACTGATATTATTTATGAGAAGCTGTAAATTAGAGGACCTTGCTGCTAATGTCACCACAACTTGCTCACAGTTCAAATTCCAAAACTGGACATCTGGGCAAGATGCCTTTAGATTCAACTGCTCTACAGGAACCAATGGAAATACTGATACAACATTCCTCACTTTGGACTGTATATACTGATCCCGGTTTCGATGTTGATATGAGtaggttttttgggggggggttttgACCAGAGGAAGTTGAGACAGGCCGGGCAGTGgcgtttttgtgtttatgtgtgtgtttagcagaaTGGGACCATGCTGCATCTAGAGCGTGGTCCTTTTGTGCTCAGGGCCTGGCGGTGGGGAGAGCGCACGCTCACTTTCTAGCTCTTTCAGTGGGTAACGACAGGATGCAAACATGCCCACCATTCTTTTATTGTGCTTTTCGCAGACAGTGAGAGATTAACAGCTCACACCTCTGCTCTCTTCCAGGCGCCAAGAGACTAACAGGAGACTGAAAAATGTAAGTACCTGTGCTGCTTAATATTTGTGTCTGAGCTGTGGTTTGATAGgcagacctgttttttttttaactgagcaCTACCTGTGCACTATAGAGGTTCATGTGAAACCCCCTACCCCCACCACCCAGCATTTCTTTCATTCCAACCTTCAGCACTTCCAATCTGCTGCATGCATGACTAGGTTGCTTGCGGTCACCTGATTGAAATTAAGCAAGAGTTGGAATGGAAACATTCAGTCCGGGGGGTCTCCCAGGAACAAGGGAAGTTGTTGTGAAGTGACTGATAAGGTATACATTGTTTAAAGTTGGATGAGTTAGAAGGTAATTTCTTTTTACCAAAGACATATCATTTAACCCCAAACAGCAGAACTAATGTAGGACCAAGCGGATAGTATTGTGGAGATTTAGCCTTGAAAATGAATTTCgattttgtcacatttttcaaTGGTGCATTTGTATACCTATACTGGAGACTTTAAGCTGGTACAGGACCGCAAAGAAATCATTATCAAATGTTTTTCTAAAGTAGCTCTCACCTAATTAATTCATGTGCAAATAATCAAAATTGAAATCCTATTTTGCTAAGGTACCATAGACGAAAAGAATGACAAGACTAACATTTACTTGCCTCAAGCTTTGCAACTGGAGGACATAAATCAGACACAAACCGACATTTCACTAGCTTGTATTTTTGCAAGTTTGAATCAtagatctattttttttttcttgcaggttTTAATAACCCTCTTCTGGCTTGGTAAAAAAGCACAGATCGACCCTGTATATGATGGACCATACCTAAGCCCAAGGGCTTTTGAAGGATTATTGGGTGTAACACTTACTGAAGTAAGTAGCATCACAATAATGGTTAAACCGCGCAGCATATTAACATTTCTGCTTTATCTCTGTATACAGGTTAGGTGTATAATCCTTTGTAAAATTAGCAAACTTGGCATGTCAATCCTCTCTGGTATTTGAATTATGCTTTATGTGACCTCAGACAACCACAGGTCATTAAGAATAAGTCATAAGCCCTTCATTCATATGAGTATTTTTATCACAATTGGTCTCCGTATTTCAGTCTGGTTTGTGGTTGAAAACACAAACCAGTATTTATTCACCTGTGACAAACCAGTAGGCTTCTGGTCCTTTATAGTCTAGTGTAGACTGAGGGCGTGGGGTGAGTGTAAACCCCATCCTGTCACTACATCACAAAGTCCCATCTCCTCTCTTGCTTCTCAGTTTCCCATCAATTGTTCATGGGGCCGTCTgcagacatcacaaacacaatCTCTGTTGTAGTCATCTctagaccacgcccactacaaaaccaaacatgcagatagattcaATAATTCTGACTGGTGAACTAGTGACTTCTGATATTCACAGAATTTTTCAATGTTCTATGTCTCATATAGCACCTCAAAAATATTCCCAAAAAATCTAGTCCCGTGcatatatttttgacaagatATCAGATGACAACTCGTGTTTTACTGGAATTTGTCctttgtgggtgtgtgagatttgtgCAGAGGAGCTGAGTGTGTGAGTCCAGTATGCCTCCGTCTGCACGGTGTCCATCTAACACACACGCTCTATGTTCCCCGCAGGCGTTAGAGTTGTCTGCATCTCTTAGGGGCAGCATAAGAGACAGTGGCTTTGCCGACGGCTGGtacacagacagagaaaacgTTTGCACGGCTACGCGACACAGGAGAGAGGACTCGCTGGACAGCCTAGACTCGGTGGGGTCCAGGTCTCACAGCACATCTTCAGAAAACACACTTAAAGGCAGTAGCGAAGGTGAGTTAACAattctttatttactttttccaCACTTCGTACAAGTATGGAAAAACTCACTTTAAGAATTCTGCTATTTTTTGTATAACCTGTATACATTGTATACCATAATGTACTTCAAAATCATGAGTTTCTGTAATGTCACGAAAGGTCTTCAATGTTCAAAACGAATGTGTTGTGCCCCCTAGTGGACTGACAATTAAACTGTTCACTGATGACACCAGTGAAGGCAATTAATGTGCCTCTCTGTCTGCTCCTGCTAACAGTGGTTTCATTGATCCACTCAGCATTGCTGTCATACAGTATATACCCTGAGAACCAGCACCATGAGCACAACATAATACGCcctgtataaaaatatacagaatgccttattgtgtgttttaacaGCGCAATCAAATTCATTTGAAATCTTCTGATGCTGGTTCAAACGGAGCCCCAGTGGCTCAAATTTAATGGAGAAGTAAAAAACAGAAAGCGACTTGTGAATTGTCCACAGGCCATCTCACAGTGTGACCACCACAGTGAGACATTCCTGGGAGCATTACACCGCACTGCAATTTAGACTATTTCCTATCCCTCTGTCAATCTGTTGCTGTTCACTTTACAGTGTTTATATGTTCTTCTTTTTggataaaaaaatcacttctgTAATGCACTTTTTCACTTAGGCTTTGAGAGTGATTTAGAAGCCGATTTTGGCATCAAGATGACGGACAGCAAAGACATCAGCTATCGTCGGTCTCTCGTAATCACGCCCAAGGCCACGGCCCAGTTCAACCAGTTTCTTCCCAGCAAAGACAAGCAGGCGGGGTACATACCAGCTCCGCTGAGAAAGAAGCGCGCCGAGCGCCAAGATGATGTCAGAACAGAACAGGCCAGCACCTTCTCCAGGTAATGCAGTCCTACATAACTGTCAGAACTGTCGTGATTATGGGTATTTTAACTCTTCTTTAGTGAAAAGTTTCACTGTATGTAACCATATCATTGGTCATCCAAGTCATTGGATGCCATTATTCATAGCTTGCTTCTAGGTGGATTAGTTTCTTTCTCACTGGAAGGAAACTAAGGCTCCGTACTCACTGTCATGCTAGTTCCGCTCTTTTTGAATTCTGAAGTCAGAGCTGTGTGACATGCCCAAGAGTGAGTCACCCATCCCTTCTTGCTTTCTGTGAATGTTATGCATTTCTGACTACCGATCTTAGCAACAACAGATTAGAAGTCACCCCCTCTCCCAGCAGTGGGCGGTATTCGCAGAATTCCCTCACGGACGTGCACCTGCAGTGGGCATGCGATTACGAGAGCGGCAGCGACTCGGAAACCGAGAGACCAGACCCTGACCTGGTGCTGGATGACCTGGCCAGCCGCAGGTTCCACAGTCCCTCCCCTGTTCCACCGACCAACTTTGCCGTGCCCATGAGCCCGCTggaggccacaactgccccacgCGCCACCTGGTCACAGGTCACAGCACCTAACATACAGCGGCAGACCCTGAGATATCTCAGGTCAGCGACCTGCTGGGCCGAAAGCTTCTGTTTGCCTTTCTGTTGCTGTGGAGAGTCTCCCATCATGGTTCATACCAAACTCTAACTCACATGCTACCGCTAACATTTTTTCCAATTTTCCTTTATTTGTTTGcctgagtgttttttttcatttggttCATTGTGGATACTGGAATGGTAaagtttattgcatttttttcattgtttgggAAATGCAGTTTGCTTTGGTCCATTTGGTTTGCCTTTTTGTGCTTGAGCATGAACAGCAGGATACTATTTACTATGGTTAGTGATTTGATGTGGTTGACAAGGCCGTGGCACTCATTTGATTGGCTGTCTCTTGAGCAGCAGTGCGCCGCAGTCTCCCGAACGGGCCCTTGTGGAGCCTGCTTCCAGGAGACCCGCCTCAGCTGAGGTCTTATTCTATGACGACTCGGAGGATGACGATGATGAGGTGGGCTATGCTGATCCCGTCCAGGACGATCTGTATACACGCAAGGTGGGCATGGCTCTGCAGCCCACTAATATGGCCTATGACAAGTTCCTGCCCAAGTACTGGACTCCGGAGGAAGAGGCACATGTGCAGAAGATCAAACTTGGATCCCAACGCCGGCCTTGGTATCGCAAGATCCAAGGCTTCAGGTCTGTTTAGCACAGACAAGCCACAAAACGTTCCTCACTCTATAGCACTCTGTAAATATAGGATAGCCTGACTGAAACAGCCATTTATTTAGCAAATAACACCTTGTTCACCACAAGCTATACCTATAATTCTCCTACTGTCTATTACACTCCAACTTGTGGTTATGCATTCAGTTCTTATGTCACATTCTTACTTCATCGGGGCTCCAGACTGCAACTAATTTCAGTTTGTTCAACTGAGACTGCTTCTTTCATATACATATTACTGGCTTCAATAAAAAATtcagattaaaatatatatcaaatataaaGTCTCAAGTCATTGTCAGTCTTGGCAAGTTACAGCTTTCCATGGCATTTATTTTTGAAACAACAATTCATTGTGACCAAATGAGAAAGCTAGTAGCACCAGTTTTACCAGTGGAACAGTTAGTCTGGAGTCCTGTCTTTTGTGTTAGCAGCGGGATTTAATTTTTCTCCCATCTTCATGGTTTCTGTTTTCTGACCCCTCttattctctcttttcttcctcctggTCTCTCCGCTGCCTTCCTCCCTTCTGCAACCCACCTTCTGTGGCAGTAGCTGTAAGAAGGCAGGCTCCAACAACAACGACTCAGCCCGCAACGTCAATCCCTGGCTTACGTCTCCCTCACCTGCGTACTTTCCGTCTGCCACCGCCCGCGTTCGCCAACACCCGCCTACTCCTTCTGCGGCCCAAAGGTCCTTACCACAGCCCAGCACGCAGTAGAGCTGGGACTCGACAGCAGCTCTCTCCTCTGAAACTAAACTTTGTTCCAGCCGAACTAACATCCCCTAACATGCATTGCTGATGAAAATGACTGATAATGATCCACTTTTAACTAATACAATATCCCAATATCGTATTAGGATAGGCTAAGGGATTGGGATGGACTAAAGAGTGATGTTtgagtttttttcccccgttgTTTACTGCTTCATCTCCTGTTCTGTGTCTCTCTGATTCACCTGCATGCCCTTACAATCCTTCTCTGCTCTTCTTTCCCCTTGCTTACCTGCAGTCCTCCTcgcacacagccacacactctCCCACAGCCCGGCGCAGCGCCCTTATTAGTCTGCGCCCCGGATGCCTTTCCCCGGCCTGACCCGTCCTCGGGGCCCAAACTCTTTAAGTGCGAGAAGCACCGCCTCTTTGGCCGTCCCCATGACCCGTATGATGATGCTGCCGACGTTCTACCTGACCTGGAGAACGACGATATGTTCGCACGCCGTACGAATGCTTTCCATTCCACCGTAGACCTGCAGAAGTTGGATTATAGAGAGTACTCGGCCCCCTGGCACCGCTCTGAGCCCCAAATCACTATTGTCATTCAGCGTGGCAGCAAGGAATACCCTGACATAGAGAAGGATGACCTGGTCTACCGCAAGGCCAACCTCCAACAAGACCAGCGTCCCCTTTCCGGAGCCCCTGACATTTACAACGCTATCCCTGTCCCCACACCCTGGGAGCTGCCAGACAAACTACAGTCCAGGCTGCTGTGCACCCCATGCCCTCCCACCCAGGAAGCAGGAAATGAGCCTGTGCAGCATTGTGCCTCTGATAACATGCTGTGCAGGAAGCTTGGAGCAGCACACCTCCAGGCCTCAGGATCCCACTCTGGGTCAAAACAGAGCACCCTTAGCAGAGGTCCCACTGTGCCGTCATTGGTCAGCGAAGAGGACATTGCTAAGTGGCAGACCATCAGAGAGGCCAGTCAACTGAGATACAAGAAGAGGCTGATGGTGGAGAGGTTAGGCTTTTAGAGCATGCCGACGTGAACTCAGTCCTCTCGctcgttctgtgtgtgtgtgtgtgtgtgtgtgtgtgtgtgtgtgtgtgtgtgtgtgtgtgtgtgtgtgtgtgtgtgtacagatatGCAAATAAGGCTGGAGTTTTCACTGCATGGCATATGAATGACATGGTTGGAGATTTGAGTCAATTTCTTCCTCAAAGAATGTTGTGACAATTTTCTTTTCCTCACATGGTGTAATGACTGAGTTGGAAGGAGGAActtgtaaagtgtgtgtaaagcagtacAAAATTGTGTTCTTAACCATCCAGCCACAGCATAGTTTTATAAATCATGAAAACAATGAGCTCAATTCTCTGTTCAGAATCGCTGCAGACTTATCTTTTGAAGGTGTTCAAACCACAAACCTTTCATAAGTGTTTTTGCAACTTAGCAACAGTATTAGTAACTATCAGTTAACAGTTCGTGAACAGTTCTGTAAATTCTGGCATTTAAGGATGCAATTGCAGTACAAAGGCATAGCCGGTTTGCAATCTCTAACATAATGCATCAGGCAATAGAACAGGAGAATGACTGAGGCCAATGTGATCTGGCATTTAAAGTCCTCTGGTTGGGTTCATGTTAGGCAGTGGCCCACCCCAAAAATCCTGAGCGCCACATTGATTCAGTGCTACAGATTTAAGAGTTTGTATAAAGCATTTACAAATTACTTTCTGATTTGTGCAGCTCAACCAAAGTCTTaagattattttacattttctcacAGTCTTAGGTTGTCTTTTGTGCTGGATATATGTagtataattatttctgacttttTCCTCCTCATAAATTTGTGTTTGCACTACTTTATTTGATGAAACAAAGCATGACAGCTGCTACATGACATTTGGCAAAACGCATGAATACAGTAATTTCAGACACAAAAGAGTTtgctcttcttttcctccttgagcctcaatttttattttgtgtgtgagttGCATTGTACTTTTTTGCTGAATAAAAGGAAAATGACTGACTGCTGCTATGTACTGCACTTGTCATGGATCTCTTTGATTATACGAAACCTCAGCCGTGCCCCCACAGAGCTCAAGACAGGTGACTTTGTGCTCCTTTCACTCCGGTGGGTTCACACCGAACTGAGGGGACGGGAGCATGGAGAATAGAAAGCTGTGGTAATATCTACAAATAGCTTAACAGTGAGACACATGCATGTACGAAGAGGTGATCCGCCTCTGCCCGAAATTCCACACGGTTGTATGATTGTGTACCCATGGTGACATCtgaatacacaaacacactttcttCCCAGCACAAGCGAAGTGGGTGCTTTTGACATTATTTGCTTTGGGCCTGGCAGTGAGatttttattagcattttacGCCACACTTGGCACTTTCCAGTGACATCATTCTACCTTTAGaccacataattttttttctacagctAACACTAGGCCGACTGGACATGATCTGGGACATGTTCTCACCCTTTGATTTTTGGAGCAATGCCTGGGTGTTACTTAAAACTCTGATGTGGACCAGTGTGGTCATGTTCTTTGCCTGTGCTACACTGATGCCCCACAGTGGATAATCTGCCCAAATGTGACTAggtgtttggtttgtgtttggttttCTTTGGTGTACCCTAGACTGTTGCAGCGGAGCTCTGATAGCGATGGGTGAGTTGACGTCTGGTCAGGAATCTGTTTGCTTGTTGACTCGTTTGCCCCCCtagccaccccccaccccaaccacCTCCACCCCTGCTTTTGTTGTTGATGTGTTGCGCACTCACACACTGCCCACTACATGCTGACCTTAGCATTGCTTCGCTTCGCTGTAGTGCAGAGCTTTTCACAGCAGAACATAATGAATTGAAGAAATGTGCAAACGGTGCTGGGTTATCAACCCAGACATTTTATCACCACAccgtgtgggtttgtgtgtatgtatcagAGTGAGCATTCAAAGCTGCCTGCGCACTTGCTCTGTGCATTTTTACCAGAGGTTGTCCATTTTTATAGGTGAGTGGTGTTATTGCAGTGATCctccaaagtttttttttttttgcacgctgATGTGTACCATGGCAGAGTTTGTTACACTAACTCTAATCTCTGATCTAATCTTGTGTTTAGTCTATCCTCTGGGATGAATTGTGAGTGTTGTGCATTCATGTATACCTTGACATCATGGTTCCAATATGATAATATGGTCCCATATTGTCATTTGAGACGTTTTCTGCACCCTTGGTGTATTTAACCTTGACTACTTATGACATTTCTCAGGAGTAAATCATTGAGCGACATCCTGACAGATGAAACACCCACTATGATGCAACAGGTGCGTTTTGAGGACCTGCAGAAGATGCGCACTATGATCAAGGAGAGTGAAGACAAGTGGCAGGATGTGAGTATTTCATTGCTGGGGTAACATGGGGGTCTTGCCAGATATCCTAGATTCAGAAACTGTATTTTGAAATTACAGATGTTTGATTTGATCATCATAAGCCAGAGTTGTTAATATCCTAGAAGAGTGACCAGCTATCATGCAAATTatatctacagggagtgcagaattattaggcaaatgagtattttgtccacatcatcctcttcatgcatgttgtcttactccaagctgtataggctcgaagcctactaccaattaagcatattaggtgatgtgcatctctgtaatgagaaggggtgtggtctaatgacatcaacaccctatatcaggtgtgcataattattaggcaacttcctttcctttggcaaaatgggtcaaaagaaggacttgacaggctcagtaaaaaagtaaaaaatagtgagatatcttgcagagggatgcagcactcttaaaattgcaaagcttctgaagcgtgatcatcgaacaatcaagcatttcattcaaaatagtcaacagggttgcaagaagcgtgtggaaaaaccaaggcgcaaaataaatgcccatgaactgagaaaagtcaagcgtgcagctgccaagatgccacttgacaccagtttggccatattttagagctgcaacatcactggagtgcccgaaagcacaaggtgtgcaatactcagagacatggccaaggtaagaaaggctgaaagacgaccaccaccgaacaagacacacaagctgaaacgtcaagactgggccaagaaatatctcaagactgatttttctaaggttttatggactgatgaaatgagagtgagtcttgatgggccagatggatgggcccgtggctggattggtaaagggcagagagctccagtccgcaaggtggaggtggagtactggtttgggctggtatcatgaaagatgagcttgtggggccttttcgggttgaggatggagtcaagctcaactcccagtcctactgccagtttctggaagacaccttcaagcagtggtaaaggaagaagtctgcatccttcaagaaaaacatgattttcatgcaggacaatgctccatcacacgcgtccaagtactccacagtgtggctggcaagaaagggtataaaagaagaaaaactaatgacatggcctccttgttcacctgatctgaaccccattgagaacctgtggtccatcatcaaatgtgagatttacaaggatggaaaacagtacacctctctgaacagtgtctgggaggctgtggttgctgctgcacacaatgttgatggtgaacagatcaaaacactgacagatggcaggcttttgagtgtccttgcaaagaaaggtggctatattggtcgctgatttgtttttgttttgtttttgaatgtcagaaatgtatatttgtgaatgtggagatgttatattggtttcactggtaaaaataaataattgaaatgggtatatatttgttttttgttaagttgcctaataattatgcacagtaatagtcacctgcacacacagatatccccctaaaatagctaaaaataaaaacaaactaaaaactacttccaaaaacattcagctttgatattaatgagtttttgggttcattgagaacatggttgttgttcaataataaaattattccacaaaaatacaacttgcctaataattctgcactccctgtaggtaGAGATATATAACGCCATTGGCTCATTTTCAAACATTATACAATAATGCAGTATTTTGTGGTctataataattacaatatggCTTTGcaaatgtatgtacatatgGAGTCAatgagagatatatatataaaattgccGCTTGCTTTTTGCCATATGATACAGGGATACAAGGTAATTGAATCCAAACTGAGCACATCTGCTCCTGTCTGTGTGAATGAAATGAACTGCTTTCTTGTTCTGCAGGTGCATCAGACAAAAAGCATCCTCCTTGATTACAGAGGAGATTAGgtgtttaatgttttaatcattGATATTTACATGAAttagcatctgccaaatgcttggGAATGTTCAAAAGGCGCTGAAAGTTTTCAGGGGCTTCTAAAGCAACATTTAGGTCACATACGGGCCCCAAATGCACAGGGGAACTGGGCCGGGTGGAGCCAAGAACACAACTAGGACACCTTCCTTTCGAATGTAGTCCTCCctctttcctccctccctctccctctccctcattCTCCCCTACATTTATTAGTTCTCTGCCCATTGCGTTCTCCGCTTTCCACCTGTCTGTGTGCCAGAGAGTGAGAGGAAGAGTGCAGGGTCTGGTAGGTGAGCTCTCGTTGTTTTTTACCACTGCAGGACCTCACCAAGTGGAAGAACCGGCGGAGGAGTGTGAACTCTGACATTGTGAAGAAGAAAGAGGAGCGAGAGCAGATTGAGCTCCTCACCAGCAGTGGCAGCCCCAGGAAATCCAAAACCTTTAAAGAGATGCAGGAGGAAAGGTAGAGCTGATTACAGAACCCTctgaaggttgtgtgtgtgtgtgtgtgtgtgtgtggtcatcactggaaatgtgaagaaaagaatgaaaaaggtCTGCTTTTGATAACTGAGGTTATGTTTTTATGGCTAGGTTAAATGTTTGTTATAGTTAATATGCCATATTGGCCCATCTAAAACCATCTACCAGCATTTTTTCCAgacatattttgagaaaaaaatgtctcatattcaggccattacagtaatatattctatttattatgATGGTCCTCTCTGACATGTCGAAGGATAAAATTATCAGTCTTGCATTTCTATTAGTCGCCTGTTTGTGCCAATTATTGATGCTGATTACCTGCATCGGTTCTGTTCACTGGGACACTTCAGGCAGGTTGACATGGCAACCCATATATTGCACCACTGATCAGTGGTTGTGCTCGAGAGACGATAGAGTGTGTAGTCAATGCCTCTTTTCAACGGTGCCAGTGCCCTGTTGATGGTGTAAAAGTGTAATCCAACACCCACCCTCTCACGTTCTGTCTGCAGAGAGATGCGTGAGCAGGGCATCAGCCGCAACCAGTCCACAGATGAGGACGTCTTTGATGAACCAGTGCCCAGACTTAGGAGGATTCCTCCACGCAGCCATACGATTGATAGCCTGTACACCGACCTTGACAAACCCGATTTTTCCTTTGTACCACTTAAGAGAGATGAGGACTACCTGGCACCAGATTGTAAGTCCTTTCCAACAACAGATCAAACCAGTCCAAACACAGAAACCAGCACCAGCTCCTCCACCGGAAGCAGAACCAGTCAGGATGAGGCGAACTGCAACAGTGGACCCACCAGCAGACACAGTTTCAACACCCCCAGCAAGCAGACCAACATTGTGGGACAGAGCAACACCTCTAAGCCAAAGGAGAACACCAGCACTGGCAAAATTGTCCCCGAACCCCTTCAGCCCATCAGCACACAGGCACCAGAGCCCTACTCCGGTTCTTTTTTCAAAGCAGGCACGGTGGACACAAAGCCCAGCGGGACTCAGGTTTCTTCCTACCTCCCCAGGAGCTACCAGAGATCAGATTCCGCTCGCATCACCTCCGTGGTTGCACCTCGGCCTTTCGGCGTTCAGTCCAACCGTATAGCCTCCCTGCCCAGGGCCTTCACTGTAAGTGTTTTGGTTTCTTTATCTTCTGCTACTGTTGTGTTACCTAGAAGGTTTCGACAGCTAATGTGTTAAGAAACAATAAGATCAAGCACTTCCTAAACTCTTTACAACTCATATGAATTATGAATCAGGCGGATTCATGTTCACTGATCttgaagtgcttgtgttttttagGTCCCATATTTCAAAGCACATGTTGTACAGAATCTGGAACATAGCGTTCTTTTTTATTACAAGCAAATGGCgcatttgttaaaaatgtatttttatttaagagCTGAAAAGTGAAGCATTTCACACAATTCTCATATACAAATGCACACCCTGGAAAGCCCCAGGATTCTTCAGCAGCTGTGATGTGACTCACATGGCTCTTTTGCTGCCTGCAGATGGATGAATCATACACCAAGCGCTTCAATGGAGAGGCAGAAAGCTCCAGGAAGCCTGCGGAGCCCAGTCGCTATGCCCCGTTCATGACAGAGGACGAGGCTCGCTCCCAGACCAGTtctgtgcaaagcagcaatgaGGACAGAGacgatgaggatgaggaggagactGCTGCAGTTGGCCAAACAGTAGACGCAGGCCCATCACCCGTCCCACTAGCCCGA belongs to Denticeps clupeoides chromosome 9, fDenClu1.1, whole genome shotgun sequence and includes:
- the lmo7a gene encoding LIM domain only protein 7 isoform X3, yielding MLLHSFRLRAEDMEGSSALSEAQRWIEAVTKKRFASGDFRVALEDGVLLCDLINGIKPGIIKRVNRLSTPIAGLDNVNVFLKACAKLGLKEAQLFHPGDLQDLSTRVIVKRQETNRRLKNVLITLFWLGKKAQIDPVYDGPYLSPRAFEGLLGVTLTEALELSASLRGSIRDSGFADGWYTDRENVCTATRHRREDSLDSLDSVGSRSHSTSSENTLKGSSEGFESDLEADFGIKMTDSKDISYRRSLVITPKATAQFNQFLPSKDKQAGYIPAPLRKKRAERQDDVRTEQASTFSSNNRLEVTPSPSSGRYSQNSLTDVHLQWACDYESGSDSETERPDPDLVLDDLASRRFHSPSPVPPTNFAVPMSPLEATTAPRATWSQVTAPNIQRQTLRYLSSAPQSPERALVEPASRRPASAEVLFYDDSEDDDDEVGYADPVQDDLYTRKVGMALQPTNMAYDKFLPKYWTPEEEAHVQKIKLGSQRRPWYRKIQGFSCKKAGSNNNDSARNVNPWLTSPSPAYFPSATARVRQHPPTPSAAQSPPRTQPHTLPQPGAAPLLVCAPDAFPRPDPSSGPKLFKCEKHRLFGRPHDPYDDAADVLPDLENDDMFARRTNAFHSTVDLQKLDYREYSAPWHRSEPQITIVIQRGSKEYPDIEKDDLVYRKANLQQDQRPLSGAPDIYNAIPVPTPWELPDKLQSRLLCTPCPPTQEAGNEPVQHCASDNMLCRKLGAAHLQASGSHSGSKQSTLSRGPTVPSLVSEEDIAKWQTIREASQLRYKKRLMVERLLQRSSDSDGSKSLSDILTDETPTMMQQVRFEDLQKMRTMIKESEDKWQDDLTKWKNRRRSVNSDIVKKKEEREQIELLTSSGSPRKSKTFKEMQEEREMREQGISRNQSTDEDVFDEPVPRLRRIPPRSHTIDSLYTDLDKPDFSFVPLKRDEDYLAPDCKSFPTTDQTSPNTETSTSSSTGSRTSQDEANCNSGPTSRHSFNTPSKQTNIVGQSNTSKPKENTSTGKIVPEPLQPISTQAPEPYSGSFFKAGTVDTKPSGTQVSSYLPRSYQRSDSARITSVVAPRPFGVQSNRIASLPRAFTMDESYTKRFNGEAESSRKPAEPSRYAPFMTEDEARSQTSSVQSSNEDRDDEDEEETAAVGQTVDAGPSPVPLARVSPQPKAVTTPSPVGDKAQESYSDMRMILNQKPNRGYDFGFQANWDSTGAHVNVIQPGSSAELCHLQVGDEILSVNGHRVADMSYEQWKRCLEEAQKQGNLVMDIRRHGKNNWGRDLPSLPFKSHKTINLTSVDPLGGPDSCFSTNTVANSNSSSETTIKTLDVSNRNIRNQGSNGLNGGFSDELVPMRNKDSEPISLKNLKRRSEFFEQGGSESAISDVPSLSTSSNRWSWDPEEERRRQEKWQKEQERLLQEKYKRDQEKLDAEWQKAQQEAMKEGSPYHEEQEQKTLELDSRSISPLSPLSPTPFWDQQEQENEERRRKETEQRRQQEEEKRMKEEQQRLDKERRKREDEQHLQEEKRRKEEEARRLQKQKEEEEERRRLEREKEEELRRQEERDRLQQQDQWRVHSEVDSFSYTPVYSQLSFSHRAKSKSTPALDEAEKPEPKGLYGRQGGMVQYFLEEELKRKKNTQVRRQQAAVELEADRRQILNAMRYRNPERVVSSGLSEGSWSDDTQKKNQSHSQAELERQQILQEMKKKTQLLTDSSWIRQRETAAAKEPITLTGSMRRGESLDNLDMPRSSWRTSWTPGSTSSIPDYSRPYSTLSGSTSYGGSQRPVSVTLPTSQSMNSLRQSWSPSSSSTTNHLPDSRTQPSAPSQQQRNRAVSGKKICTFCDTPLGKGAAMVIESLGLCYHLTCFKCIDCKSDLGGSEAGAEVRIRNQQLYCNTCYVRFKSGQPTSM